The genomic region GTTATTCCTTTCTCTTTAAGTGCGAGCTTAAGACTCGCGTCACATGAAGTCGCGTGTCGTTCCATTGGGCAGAACGATGACGTCTAAACCGGTAGATCCGCCGTGGAGGGGGTCAGGTTTGTTGCTGTGACTAAAGAATTCCAGGCACGTTGTGCATCCCCATTGAGGCATACTGCAGCGGTAAAACGATCGGGGCGGATGAATACGGTGCCAACAGAGTGGCGGTCAAACCAGTGCTTCAAGTTGCCGTCAATATCTGAGACAACAGCAGATGCCACTGGACCAGAACCTTCGTCGCAGTGTTCGCGTGCCCATGAAACTTGCGTAGGGGAGACTGCACACACCAGCTGGATGTCGAGCCTTTCGAATTGCTGTAGCTGCTCGGTGTCAAATAGACGTGTCGGATCAATGCCCCAAGAAATAACGGAGAAACCGTGACCGAGAACATCGTCAAGCTTGGTCTCGGAACCTTCAAAGCCAACCGTTGGTTGGATAAACTGGGAGCCAACTGGTGACTGCTTCTGTAGTGCATTGCGCGTTGGAATGAGTTTTGGGATGCGGCTACGGCTGTTTCGCGTGTGCGAGTATCCCGGCTCTAAGCTTTCTTGGTCGACGACAGCGCCGCGACCATAACGCGGCATCGGCTTGAAGCGCATGTCTTCGAAGTAGGAACGAACTCGAGGAAGCGAATTAGCGATCTTGGCAGCGCGGTCTCGGAAGAAAGTAATACGGCGGTCGGTGGGCTTGATGATATTGCCCATCGCCATCGACAAGTCGATCATTGCCTTGGCATGGTCACGACGTTCAATCGAATAGGTATCCAGCAAGTCAGCACCGGCGTGGCCATTGATTACTGCCTCGAGTTTCCACGCCAAATTTGTTGCGTCGCGGTAGCCAGAGTTGAATCCTTGGCCCATCCAAACCGGCATAAGATGGGCAGCATCTCCGGCAATGAGTACGCGCTCTTTGCGGAAATCTTTAGCGATGCGGCCGTGGTGCGTAAACACACGGCGGCGAATGATATCGAGCTGGGTATTGGGAGGAAGGTGTTCGTGGAGGAGGCCTTCGACGAAAGCATCGTCTTCCACGCGCTCGCTTGGTTCGTCGTCGAAAAGCATGAATTCGAAGCGTCGAACGCCGTGCGGCAGGCCGATAGAAACGTAGGGACGGGCTGGGTCTGCTCCGAGATAGACATTCGGGAATCCAAGTGGGTCGTTATTGCAGTCGATGACCACCCAACGAGTTGACGGTGACTTGCCCTCAAATTCCACACCCATCCACTTGCGAGTGAACGAACGTCCGCCCTCACAACCGACTAGATACTGTGCGCGCAGAGTTTCAGTCTCGCCACTTGGTAGTTCACCGTCCTCACCAGAAACCCGTTCGATGGTGGCAGAAACACCGTCGGAATCTTGGTCGAGCCCGACCAATTTGGAACCAAAGCGAACGTCAACGTTCGGGAATCGGTCGAGGCCTTCGAATACTGCGCGGTCGACTAAAGGCTGGAGGAACCCAAATTTTCGTGGCCAGCCGAACGGCTCTCCTTTGGGGTTATTGGTCATGATGACATCACCCTGGCCATCTACAAGCCTCATGATGTGATGTGGAATTGTAAACGGCACTACTTCATCGATGAGATCCATAGCTTGGACGGTTCGGAAGGATTCATCGTCCATACCGACACCACGTGGATAGTCGATGAGGTTTTCTCGGGCTTCCACCAAGATGACATTGATTCCATTGATTCCGAGCAAGTTGGCTAGTGCTAGACCTGTGGGACCAGCGCCAGTAATAATTACGTCTGTGTCGAAAGTATGGGGCGAAGTCATGAAAAAGTGCCTTTCTATGTGGTGTTAATTTCTTAGTTTGAGGTTGGCGCGGGCTGTGGCTCGGCGGTCGTGACAGGGAGAACCACGTTGTTTTCTTTGCGTTCGACGAACCAGACAGAAATTGCAGCGACGATCATCAGGAAGATGAAGTAGATAGCAATGTTGGTGGAGCCCAAGTCATTGTCGAGTTCGACTAATGCAGTAGAAACCAATGGCGCGAGGCCTGCACCAAGGACAGACCCGAGCTGATACGAGACTGAGACTCCGGTATAGCGATCCTGCGGTGCGTACTTATCTGCCAAGAAAGCGCCTACTGGTCCGTACATGGAAGCTTGGATGATGGGATTACCGATGATGAAGCCGAGGGCGATGAGGAAAGCATTGCCGGAGTTGAAAGCAGCGAACATCGGGAAAATGAGGGCGATGGAGAGAAGAGCCGCGCTAATCATCGTCCGACGACGTCCGAAACGGTCTGAGAGCCATGCGAAAAACGGAATTGCAAAGATATGCAAGAACGCAGAGAAGGTGAGCAGCATTAAGGCAGGCTGTTGTTCCATGGCGCCCGTACTAACAACGTAGGGCACGATAAATACTGCCATTAGAGCTTGCATGAACAGTGGGCCAGTGATGGCCAACGAAGCCAGGATGGTTTGTTTCGGGTAATCGGTGAAGATTCGTTTGAGCGGAACGCCAGTTTTCACCTGACCAGAGTGGCGGGCAGCTTCGAATTCTGGCGATTCGGTGAGCGAGTATCGCATGTACAAGCCGATGACGACTAGCAGTGCGGACAAGAGAAATGGAACACGCCAGCCCCACGACATGAATTGCTCTTCGGGGAGTCCAGAGAAGATGGCCAAAACCAGTGTGGAAAGAACCGCACCGGCAGGTGCTCCTGAGACTGCAATCGAAGCCGCAAAACCTCGTGACTTTGCTTGCGCGTGCTCGGCTGCCATGAGCGTTGCGCCGGCCCACTCGCCGCCAACGGCGATACCTTGAATGACGCGAAGCAGTACCAAAATGACAGGGGCT from Corynebacterium ammoniagenes DSM 20306 harbors:
- a CDS encoding bifunctional 3-(3-hydroxy-phenyl)propionate/3-hydroxycinnamic acid hydroxylase, encoding MTSPHTFDTDVIITGAGPTGLALANLLGINGINVILVEARENLIDYPRGVGMDDESFRTVQAMDLIDEVVPFTIPHHIMRLVDGQGDVIMTNNPKGEPFGWPRKFGFLQPLVDRAVFEGLDRFPNVDVRFGSKLVGLDQDSDGVSATIERVSGEDGELPSGETETLRAQYLVGCEGGRSFTRKWMGVEFEGKSPSTRWVVIDCNNDPLGFPNVYLGADPARPYVSIGLPHGVRRFEFMLFDDEPSERVEDDAFVEGLLHEHLPPNTQLDIIRRRVFTHHGRIAKDFRKERVLIAGDAAHLMPVWMGQGFNSGYRDATNLAWKLEAVINGHAGADLLDTYSIERRDHAKAMIDLSMAMGNIIKPTDRRITFFRDRAAKIANSLPRVRSYFEDMRFKPMPRYGRGAVVDQESLEPGYSHTRNSRSRIPKLIPTRNALQKQSPVGSQFIQPTVGFEGSETKLDDVLGHGFSVISWGIDPTRLFDTEQLQQFERLDIQLVCAVSPTQVSWAREHCDEGSGPVASAVVSDIDGNLKHWFDRHSVGTVFIRPDRFTAAVCLNGDAQRAWNSLVTATNLTPSTADLPV
- a CDS encoding MFS transporter, whose protein sequence is MTEVTSGRQGQIDPLPPKATNTPIVRESTDKQRRKVLASSFLGSMVEYYDFLLYGAAAGLVFPHLFFDESMSPFIGMILSYTILFAGYLARPVGGLIFGHLGDRYGRKNILLITLIGMGLVSVAIGLLPTYSTIGVAAPVILVLLRVIQGIAVGGEWAGATLMAAEHAQAKSRGFAASIAVSGAPAGAVLSTLVLAIFSGLPEEQFMSWGWRVPFLLSALLVVIGLYMRYSLTESPEFEAARHSGQVKTGVPLKRIFTDYPKQTILASLAITGPLFMQALMAVFIVPYVVSTGAMEQQPALMLLTFSAFLHIFAIPFFAWLSDRFGRRRTMISAALLSIALIFPMFAAFNSGNAFLIALGFIIGNPIIQASMYGPVGAFLADKYAPQDRYTGVSVSYQLGSVLGAGLAPLVSTALVELDNDLGSTNIAIYFIFLMIVAAISVWFVERKENNVVLPVTTAEPQPAPTSN